Proteins from one Pelosinus sp. IPA-1 genomic window:
- a CDS encoding sodium:solute symporter family protein — protein MNIPFLIVCIYIFLLFVISYFAQRRSAGSATNYILAGRQLTTPLITVSIVGLAVGGASTIGVAEQAYKVGLSAGWYTTAWGIGAITMGMLVAKKYRELNITTIPELLGRYYDKKGMVAGIACQILIQLVVMSLQYLAGGSILCALMPEIFTLTTGMLTSAVVFISVTMIGGMWSASLSNILNVSLKYIGIILATIVSVTHAGGLKNIEAALPVNTTYLSFFDGVGIIGIVTWMLVLVTVNLSLQSIIQISLGAKDVQTARRGFVIGGLMMLPIGFVSALLGVIAKTMFPDVSPAMALPMTIMSLNPILAGITLAALWAADVSTACNLLLSSATLFSQDIYKKFINPAASDKRFLIVTKASVLSLGLLTLIFAMTISGIITTLMIGLSLTASFSVIVLFTLFAPSLCRKNAAFYTIAVSLAILIVWQTFPSTHIFPHVIYLEWIACVGTFLLTYLLDSKVITASECA, from the coding sequence GCGGCGTTCTGCTGGCAGTGCTACAAATTACATTTTAGCAGGCAGACAACTTACAACGCCGCTGATTACTGTATCAATTGTAGGACTTGCAGTTGGCGGAGCTTCAACGATCGGTGTGGCTGAACAAGCATATAAAGTTGGTCTTTCGGCTGGTTGGTATACAACAGCTTGGGGTATTGGCGCTATTACTATGGGAATGTTAGTTGCCAAAAAATATCGTGAACTTAATATAACTACCATCCCCGAACTATTAGGAAGGTATTATGATAAAAAAGGCATGGTTGCTGGAATAGCTTGTCAGATACTGATTCAACTAGTCGTTATGTCCCTTCAATATCTAGCAGGCGGCAGTATCCTCTGTGCTTTAATGCCTGAAATATTCACACTTACCACCGGTATGCTTACAAGTGCTGTAGTATTCATAAGCGTAACTATGATTGGCGGCATGTGGTCAGCTAGCCTTTCCAATATTTTAAACGTCTCGCTAAAATATATTGGTATTATCTTAGCTACTATTGTCAGCGTAACACATGCTGGGGGTCTTAAAAACATCGAGGCCGCGCTTCCTGTTAATACAACGTATCTCAGTTTTTTTGACGGTGTTGGCATCATCGGCATTGTTACCTGGATGCTAGTATTAGTAACTGTTAACTTGTCACTACAAAGTATCATTCAAATTTCATTGGGAGCAAAAGATGTGCAAACAGCTCGCCGTGGTTTTGTTATCGGTGGATTAATGATGTTGCCGATTGGCTTTGTCAGTGCCTTATTAGGGGTCATTGCAAAAACAATGTTTCCAGATGTAAGCCCTGCTATGGCTTTGCCAATGACCATTATGTCTTTGAACCCAATTCTAGCTGGAATTACTCTTGCGGCGTTATGGGCGGCAGATGTATCAACGGCCTGTAATCTGCTCCTTAGCTCAGCAACTTTATTTTCCCAAGACATCTATAAAAAATTCATTAATCCTGCAGCGAGTGATAAAAGGTTTCTTATTGTCACCAAAGCATCTGTACTCTCTTTAGGATTGTTAACCCTAATTTTTGCAATGACGATTAGCGGTATTATCACTACTCTTATGATTGGTCTCAGTTTAACCGCATCTTTTAGTGTGATTGTACTCTTTACCTTGTTCGCCCCGTCTCTTTGCCGAAAGAATGCTGCTTTTTATACTATTGCAGTTAGTTTAGCTATATTAATTGTCTGGCAGACTTTCCCTTCAACACACATATTCCCTCACGTAATTTATCTTGAATGGATTGCTTGTGTTGGCACCTTTCTATTAACATATCTACTTGATTCAAAGGTGATTACTGCCTCTGAATGCGCATAG
- a CDS encoding radical SAM protein, giving the protein MYYRLKPHCALVEGAVRGAIYDFQSGKVFSINKGAVEMLKACQGNPLEDFMDINAPDTKPYIAFLDDLTRKELGVFYAIDPGETPPLPKAETEVKLSFLWLELTSCCNNRCLHCYATSGPTVNNDCVPHDRWLSLISEAREAGATAIQLIGGEPLLYTKWRELAIKAHEDEYEFIEIFSNATLIDDDCVNFFKQYNIHVATTIYADNATTHDKITLNQGSFERTMDAVKKIIAAGVDLRIASIIMKDNEDEAEKIVKLCQDLGVQGAYPDVVRPTGRGDDLDLLPNKYHKPPIRPPFYTDMQSFLINKEYNNCLMGKIAITSNGDVIPCIFARDQIAGSILNQPLKEVLTNESLQSCWCATKDAVEKCKDCEYRYACGDCRPLAQGSDPDKRWRAPSPQCDYNPYLGKWAEKEPEDIEDTKITKKLP; this is encoded by the coding sequence TTGTACTATCGACTTAAACCCCACTGTGCCTTAGTCGAGGGCGCGGTCAGAGGCGCCATCTATGATTTTCAGTCAGGCAAAGTGTTTTCTATAAACAAGGGCGCGGTAGAGATGTTGAAAGCCTGCCAGGGCAATCCACTAGAAGATTTCATGGACATAAATGCTCCTGATACCAAGCCTTATATTGCCTTTCTCGATGACTTAACCCGCAAAGAACTGGGGGTATTCTATGCGATTGACCCTGGAGAGACACCGCCACTACCTAAAGCAGAAACTGAGGTTAAATTGAGCTTCTTATGGCTTGAACTTACCTCCTGCTGCAATAACCGATGTCTGCACTGTTACGCCACAAGTGGGCCTACAGTTAACAATGATTGCGTGCCTCATGACAGATGGCTGTCGTTAATCTCTGAAGCCAGAGAAGCTGGAGCTACCGCGATCCAGCTTATCGGCGGTGAACCGCTACTTTATACTAAATGGCGCGAACTTGCGATCAAAGCGCATGAAGATGAATATGAGTTCATAGAGATCTTCAGCAATGCTACGCTCATTGATGATGACTGTGTGAACTTCTTTAAGCAGTATAACATCCATGTAGCAACAACCATTTACGCAGACAACGCTACAACCCATGACAAGATAACACTCAACCAGGGCAGCTTCGAAAGAACTATGGATGCGGTGAAAAAAATCATTGCTGCCGGAGTTGACCTGCGTATTGCTTCTATTATAATGAAAGACAATGAAGATGAAGCCGAAAAAATTGTGAAACTATGCCAAGATTTAGGCGTCCAAGGCGCCTACCCTGACGTAGTGCGCCCAACAGGCCGCGGTGACGACCTAGACCTGTTGCCTAATAAGTATCATAAACCGCCGATTAGGCCACCCTTTTATACTGATATGCAAAGCTTCTTGATAAACAAAGAGTATAATAACTGCCTCATGGGAAAGATTGCCATCACGTCAAATGGTGATGTCATCCCTTGTATCTTTGCGAGGGACCAGATAGCCGGCAGTATATTGAACCAACCTCTCAAAGAAGTTCTCACCAATGAGTCCCTGCAGAGCTGCTGGTGTGCTACCAAAGATGCCGTCGAGAAGTGTAAAGACTGTGAATATCGTTACGCCTGCGGCGACTGCCGACCGCTCGCCCAGGGCAGCGACCCAGACAAACGATGGAGAGCGCCTTCGCCCCAGTGCGACTACAATCCCTATCTTGGCAAATGGGCTGAAAAAGAACCGGAAGATATAGAAGATACCAAGATAACAAAAAAGCTGCCGTAA
- a CDS encoding glycosyltransferase: MTRYGGTDWQDPDMDDCFEEAGEHCLPCQWDIADNGYGGETFCAKYKGGLLTSIIILTHNQLDFTKLCVESIRKYSNPKEYELIIVDNDSNDGTRKWLTQQSDVRTIFNNQNLGFPKGCNQGIEIAEGAEILLLNNDTVVTVNWLNNMRYALYSDEQVGAVGPTTNYCSDCQAIIPSYSSLYDMDKFAYSHNKSNPELWEDRLKLVGFCLLIKRKVVTDIGLLDEVFSPGNYEDDDYSVRMVKAGYRLILCKDTFIHHFGSVSFKQNPEEFSKILRKNAKVFEKKWGFNPAYSLFIRNEIIDLIDRPKNTPIKVLEIGCGCGCTLLQIKNIFRYATVYGVELNKNAAAIAETFAQVFSEDIETESLPFKNDFFDYIILADVLEHLKNPWDILKQLKCYLKLGGYILASIPNIMHFTVVRDLLNGQWTYKNAGILDRTHLRFFTLHEIHEMFISAGYNNMVYGDTTIQTTEEDEAFVRSLASLGNEKLIKQYKVYQYIVRAQKTAKTSSKPTFVTIFPETENVHLTKDVGMIPFIMQKYYGYDSTIVCYKNGEYPYLDREVKGLNIDYLNYISGSENDDVCKYLEEHSAEIDILHLFHLSVRTLKWINTYNSNNPQGKIYLKLDADIKITNLTIDGNPRIMDILKKCDLISVETLPLYYFLKEYWPIKVEYIPNGYYDFSYDKQVRFEKKDNIICTVGRIGLPVKATEILMEAFRLAEPRISNWKLRIVGPVLSEFDAYIDNYFEKYPHLSEKVIFTGEIVDKHKLEREYDRAKVFCLTSRIESFALVLVEAARRGCFLITSNIISANDITSNGKYGDIFEVDNIGQLKELIIQNCNSQKKLNNNCNAVEKFIKNNFNWVDICGNINQLLTGKRNY; the protein is encoded by the coding sequence ATGACAAGGTACGGAGGAACAGATTGGCAAGATCCCGACATGGATGATTGTTTTGAAGAAGCTGGTGAGCACTGCCTTCCCTGCCAGTGGGATATTGCAGATAACGGATATGGCGGTGAGACCTTTTGTGCTAAGTACAAAGGCGGTTTACTAACCAGTATTATAATTCTTACTCATAATCAACTTGACTTCACGAAATTATGCGTTGAGAGTATTCGTAAGTATTCCAATCCTAAAGAGTATGAGCTAATTATAGTGGATAATGATTCTAACGATGGCACAAGAAAATGGCTTACACAGCAGAGCGATGTTAGAACCATTTTTAACAATCAAAATTTAGGTTTTCCTAAAGGTTGTAATCAAGGAATTGAAATTGCCGAGGGGGCAGAAATTTTATTGCTTAACAATGACACAGTAGTTACTGTCAATTGGTTAAACAATATGAGATATGCGCTATATAGCGATGAACAAGTAGGTGCTGTTGGACCTACTACCAACTATTGCTCCGATTGTCAGGCAATTATTCCGTCATATTCCTCGCTTTATGATATGGACAAATTTGCTTATAGTCATAATAAATCTAATCCCGAATTATGGGAAGATAGATTAAAACTCGTTGGCTTCTGCCTTCTAATTAAGAGAAAGGTAGTAACTGACATTGGTTTACTTGACGAAGTTTTTTCACCAGGAAACTATGAAGATGACGATTACTCTGTACGTATGGTTAAAGCTGGTTATCGGTTAATCCTTTGTAAAGACACATTTATCCATCACTTTGGCAGTGTGTCATTTAAACAAAACCCTGAGGAATTCAGTAAAATTCTACGTAAAAATGCGAAGGTGTTTGAGAAGAAATGGGGGTTTAATCCAGCTTATTCTTTGTTTATCCGTAATGAAATAATTGACCTAATTGACAGGCCGAAAAACACTCCGATTAAGGTGTTGGAAATAGGTTGCGGATGTGGCTGCACATTGTTGCAAATTAAAAACATCTTTAGATATGCAACTGTATACGGTGTTGAGTTAAACAAAAATGCTGCGGCAATTGCCGAAACCTTTGCTCAGGTTTTTTCTGAAGATATTGAAACTGAATCTTTACCCTTTAAAAATGATTTTTTCGATTATATAATTTTAGCTGATGTATTAGAGCATCTTAAAAATCCATGGGACATCCTCAAGCAGTTGAAATGTTATTTAAAACTAGGTGGATACATATTAGCAAGCATTCCTAATATTATGCACTTCACTGTTGTCAGAGACCTCTTAAATGGACAGTGGACATATAAAAATGCGGGTATCCTTGATCGTACACACCTCCGTTTTTTTACACTTCATGAAATACATGAGATGTTTATATCAGCAGGGTATAATAATATGGTTTATGGTGATACCACAATTCAGACAACTGAGGAAGATGAAGCATTTGTAAGATCCCTAGCTAGTTTAGGTAATGAGAAACTTATCAAGCAATACAAGGTATATCAGTATATTGTGAGAGCACAAAAGACTGCAAAAACATCTAGTAAGCCGACCTTTGTAACAATTTTTCCAGAAACTGAAAACGTTCATCTAACCAAAGATGTGGGAATGATTCCTTTTATCATGCAAAAATATTACGGATATGATTCTACAATCGTCTGTTATAAAAATGGAGAGTATCCTTATTTGGACAGAGAAGTCAAAGGGTTAAATATCGATTATTTGAATTATATTTCAGGCTCCGAGAATGACGATGTGTGTAAATATTTAGAGGAGCACTCAGCCGAAATTGATATCCTTCACCTATTTCATCTCTCGGTACGAACTTTAAAATGGATTAACACTTATAATTCGAATAATCCTCAAGGTAAGATCTATCTTAAACTTGATGCAGATATTAAAATTACTAATCTTACTATTGACGGAAATCCACGAATAATGGACATTTTAAAAAAGTGTGACCTCATAAGTGTGGAAACATTGCCGCTGTATTACTTTTTAAAGGAATATTGGCCGATTAAGGTTGAATATATTCCCAATGGATATTATGATTTTTCTTATGATAAACAGGTAAGGTTTGAAAAAAAGGATAATATTATATGTACAGTCGGAAGAATAGGCCTACCTGTAAAGGCTACTGAGATACTTATGGAGGCATTTCGCCTTGCTGAACCACGCATTTCAAATTGGAAACTAAGGATAGTTGGACCGGTTTTATCAGAGTTCGATGCTTATATCGATAACTATTTCGAAAAGTATCCCCATCTAAGTGAAAAAGTAATATTTACAGGTGAAATAGTCGATAAACATAAGCTAGAGCGCGAGTATGACCGAGCTAAAGTTTTCTGTTTAACGTCGAGAATAGAAAGCTTCGCGTTAGTTCTAGTAGAGGCAGCTAGAAGGGGGTGTTTTTTAATCACATCAAATATTATTTCTGCTAACGACATTACTAGTAACGGTAAATATGGAGATATTTTTGAGGTGGATAACATAGGGCAATTAAAAGAGTTGATAATCCAAAACTGTAACAGTCAGAAAAAGCTGAATAATAATTGTAATGCAGTTGAGAAGTTTATCAAAAACAACTTTAATTGGGTTGATATTTGTGGGAATATTAATCAGCTGTTAACTGGAAAACGAAACTATTGA